AACTGAGCCGCTTCAAGAATTTCGGTATCCGCACCTTCCAGGCGGAAGACGAGATAGCGGGCATCACATCTGCCATTGGCGCCTCCTACGGTGGCCACATGGGCGTAACCACCACTTCCGGTCCCGGTATGGCCCTGAAAGGCGAAGCCATGGGCCTGGCGGTAATGCTCGAAATTCCGCTGCTGATCATTGATATCCAGCGTGGAGGACCTTCTACCGGCCTGCCTACCAAAACGGAACAATCAGACCTCTTGCAGGCTTATTATGGCCGTAACGGTGAATGTCCGATGCCGATCATCTCTGCTTCCACACCGGCGGACTGCTTCGATGCCATTTTTGAAGCCTTCAAAATCTCGGTACAGCACATGACGCCTGTGATCTTCCTCAGCGACGGCTACATCGCCAACGGTGCAGAGCCATGGCGTTTCCCGAAAAGCGCTGACCTTCCGGCCATCGAAGTGAAATTCAAAAAACAGCTGGAAGAAGGAGAGGAAAATTTCCTGCCCTACCACCGCGATGAGAACCTGGTACGCCCCTGGGCCGTGCCCGGCACCCCTGGCCTGGAACACCGCATCGGCGGCCTTGAAAAACAGAATATCACCGGTAACGTTAGCTACGATCCTGAAAACCACCAGCTCATGGTGAAAATCCGCCAGGAAAAGGTAGATAAGATCGCAGACCATATTCCGCCACAGAAAATTGAAGTCGGCCCCGAAAAAGGAAAAGTACTGGTGCTCGGCTGGGGCTCCACCTTCGGCGCCATTAAAAGCGCTGTGCTGGACCTGCTGGCTGAAGGCCATCAGGTGGCCCATGCCCACATCCGCCATATGCGCCCGTTCCCTAAAAATCTGGGTGAAATCCTCCACAGCTACGATAAAGTACTAATACCGGAAATCAACAACGGTCAGCTGATCAAAATCATCCGTGACCAATACCTGATTGATGCACAGGGATACCATAAAATCATGGGCGTGCCCATCACCAAAGGGGAACTGATTACCCGCATTAAGGAAATGTTATAAGAAAACATACATTAATACGTTATATAGGCCAGGGGCGCAGCGGAAAATATCTCCACTGCGCCCCTGCTGTATGAACAGGACAGGGCAGGCGTCAAACTTCAGGGATTTTTTGTATTTTCAATAAGGGGACTATTACAGCTACCTCCCCTCTGATGTTAATTTTTTGGTTTAAGTCTCTATTTATGAAATGCCTTTTTCGTGTATTGTTATGCGTTGTAGCGGTAGCTGTATTCTACCTCCCGGTACATGCCCAGACGACCACTTTTGAAGTCCGGATCGCCAATCATGCGGTGGGTACTATCGAAGCACAACGTAAAGTAAGTGGATCTGCCAAGAGTATCACAATTAAAACCCGTATCCAGACGCTATTGGCGAAGATCAACAGCGACATCCTCAATGAGTACGATAATAACGTGCTCACCCTCGCCAAATCCACCCGCGTGGCGGGTAAAAAAGGGGAGGACAAGGAAACGACCACGCGTCGTAACGGAAACGACTATACGGTGATGCTCAATGGCGCCCGTTCGGTGATAGATAATACGGAAATAGCCCATTGTGTGGCCGATCTTTATTTCTCAGAACCGAAACAGGTGTCCCGCATTTTCTCTGAAGCACTGGGGAAATTCCTGCCGCTGCATCCCCTGGGAAGCGGGCAGTATGAGCTGGTGCTGCCGGAAGGAAAAAAGAATATCTATAAGTATTCCAATGGAGTATTGACGGAAGTGGAAGTGAACCATACTTTTGGCAGAGCGCTGTTCATTAAGACCATTTGATTATTGAGGTATTTTATCATTCAACGAAATCCAGCACCCTCTTTACCCCGCCATATTTCCAGTTCAACGACTATGGAAAAAAAATGCAGCGAAGCCTTGCCTCGCTGCATTTTTTTTAGTTCCGATGATAATATCTGAGAATCAGGCGGTTTTTTCCGTTTTGTCCTGGAAAAGCAGCATGAACAGTACCAGAACGGCAGCAGCGATACCGGCAGGAATCAGCCAGACACCCTGCCAGTTGTGACCGCCGGCAGTTTTATAAGACTCTACGATAGGACCGGAGATCAGGAAACCGATCAGCATGCCCACACCATAGGTGGCCAGCGTAACGAAGCCCTGTGCGGAGCTCTTGAATTCTTCCCCTGCCAGTTTATCGGTGTAGATCTGACCGGTAACGAAGAAGAAGTCGTAACAGATACCATGCAGCACAATACCCACAATCAGCATCCAGTAGTTGGAGTCCACATTACCGTAGGCGAACAGCACGTAACGCAGTACCCATGCCAGCATACCCAGTGCGAGCATCTTTTTAACACCCAGGCGGGAGAAGAAAAGCGGCATCACCAGCATGAAGAAAAATTCAGACATCTGGCCAAGGGACTGCTTGCCGGCAGCAGCTGTCATACCAATCTCGTTCAGGAACGGATTGGTGAAGTTGTAGTAAAACGCCAGCGGAATACAGATAGCAATGGAAGCGATGAAAAACAGCAGGTAAGAGCGGTTTTTCAGCATCCGGATAGCATCCAGTCCGAGGATTTCTTTCACGGAAATCTGTGTGCCTTTTTTTAACGGAGGTGTTTTAGGCAGTGTAAAGCTGAAAAGGCCCAGCAGCAGGGAGGCGCCGGCGGCCATCTTGAAAGTGAGGCCCAGCGTGTTGTTCTTCTCCCAGTTGAGCCAGCCGATCAGCAGGCCGGCTATGATCCAGCCAATAGTGCCGAACACACGGATCGTGGAAAAGTCTTTGCTGGGATCGCTCATCTGCCGGAAGGAGATGGAGTTTACCAGTGCCAGCGTAGGCATGTACAGAATCATGTACACCAACAACACAGGATAGAAGCTGTCAAAGCTGGTCATGCCGGAGCAGGTCCATAACAGCGCTGCACCGATCAGGTGAATGGCACCCAGGATCACCTGGGCGGAAATAAAACGGTCCGCAATAATCCCCACGATAAAAGGCGCAATGACCGCCCCGATAGATTGGGTGAGGAACGCAACGCTCACCTGGTTGGCATTGGTGTCCTGCAGATTTTTTAACACGAACGTACCTAATGTCACAAACCATGCTCCCCAGATAAAGAATTCGAGGAACATCATGAAGGACAATTGTACTCTTACGGCTGATTTCATAACGTTTTTTTAGCTTTATTTAATTGCATCTGAATGAACTGCTTAAGATAGCAAATTATTATAAATCGCTTCAAAATTTATGATGGAAGAAAAAAACGAACGGGGTTTCCGGCAATTCAGGACCGCAGTTTCCGGCCATGCATGACGGCGATCGGCGAACCATTGGCCAGCAGAGCGGATACCGGCGCCTGTTCTAGTACAGGGGCGAAGGCCGGGCCGTACAGCCGGGAAGCGTGGCAGCGGTAGTCGTAATCAATCACAGGGTGAAGGTCCCATTTGGGGTGCGCCACTTCATACTCACCGGTAGTCTGATGGTCCAGGCGGGTATAGCCCCAGTAGTGTTCCGTGATAAAGGCGGCCTCACTGCCTTCCACCAGTGGCTGTGGCGTGGCAGACGCGGTGGCCTTCAGGAAGTTGGTCTGACCGGCTACTTCCCATTCGTACCGGACACGGAGGGTATCAGTGTCTGGTTGCTCCCAGTGGTGGCTCATCCGGTGGGTGGCGTAGTTTTCTTTATAGAGGGTATTGGCTACCAGTGTGATCAGCGGCTTGGGCACCAGTTCACGGATAAATACCACGCCGCGTTTCCACTGGCCCTGGTCTTTATAACGCACGTAAAAGCGAAGGTTTACCTCTTCAAATGTGCGATGGCCGGGGAAACCGATGCCTTTGACTTTCGTGTCCTGGAACAGGAAGCCGACGAGACTTACATAGTGAATATTGTTCCAGGTGTCCGGCTCGGTATGGGCCGGGAGATAGGGCCGGAGCGTGTTGGCATCCGCGGCGAAATTGAGCATGAGCAGGTTACGCCAGCTGGCAGTAAGGAATGGGCGCATACAAACGATTTAGGACTGAATATACGGCAGCTGTTTATTGTGCCTTGATGATTTGCTGGTAATACTTACAGGCCGGGCGCAGGCCGCATTCCCCGCATTTGGGATTACGGGCCACACAAATATAACGGCCATGCAATATCAGCCAGTGATGGGCAATATATACTTTTTCCTTCGGGATATATTTTAGCAGCTGCAGTTCGGTTTGCAGTGGTGTTTTGGCATTGGTGGTAAGGCCTATGCGGGCTGATACCCTGAATACATGCGTGTCTACCGCCATATTGGGTTGCTGATGCACCACCGAGGTGATCACATTGGCCGTTTTGCGCCCCACGCCGGGCAGTTTTATCAGCTCTGGCACCGTGCTGGGTATTTCTCCGTTGAAGTCGTCCATGACCATCTGTGCCATCCCGATCAGGTGTTTGGTTTTATTGTTAGGATAACTGATACTGCGGATGAGCGGGAACAGGTCGTCGAAAGTGGCTTTACTCAGCGCTTCCAGGTCCGGGTAGCGGTCAAATATGGCAGGAGTGGTCATATTCACCCGTTTGTCGGTGCATTGGGCGGAGAGGATTACGGCTACCAGCAGCTGGTAAGGATTGTCATAAATCAGTTCTGTTTCGGCATGAGGTGCATGTTGCTCGAAATAGCTGATAACGAATGCAAAACGCTCTTTTTTGGTCATGCCGTAAAAATAGGAAAAATGGGTCGATAACCGCACGTGGAAGTTGCAGCACAATCGACAGGTATGTAAGGTCTCAGGGTGTGTACCGGGTTATGGTTTCTCCGGTTTACTGGCAGCGTAGTCAAAGATCAACCGGAGCGTGGCGGCCCTGGGAGAAAAACGGACAGTGTCGAGGACGGCTTTGGTGTCCTCGAAGCAAGCCTGCTCTTCCCGGGTCAATGATACTTCCTGTTGTGAACGTTTGAGATCGCTAGCAGTAACAAGACACAAGGTGGAGAGGGGAGATAGTGTAAAATTACTCATGCAATATAGATTTGTTAAGAGAATCGTATCCTACTTTATAACGACAGAAAGGTGCAATGTATTGTTAATTTAAGATAAAATTTTATGATTACGGGGAGATCAGAAACAATTACTGCTGGGGGGCGGGGCTGATAATGAACAGGTCTTCATTGTCTTTCTTCATAAAGTATTTCTCACGGGCGAATTTCTCCAGTTTCTCAGGGCTGGACAGCAGCTCCTGCTGTTCTTCTTTGGTTTGTTTGATCTCTTTGATAAAAAACTCTTTCTGGTTTTCCAGCTTGTTGACTTCAGACTGGAACTGGTACTGGTACATCAGGTTGGTCTTGTCCAGAAAGGCGATCCATATAACGAAAGCAATGCCTGTAATAAAGAATTTGTTCTTTATATAGCGCGGCAGTTTTATGGATTTAAGAAAAGACATAATGCAATTTAGGGATTTTTTGCATCACGGAGGTGATGCAAAAAATCCCTAAATAAAATGGTTTATTATTTTTTCACGCTGATAGCGTTGGTAGGATAGATCGCTACTTCGCCCAGTTCTTCCTCGATACGGAGCAGCTGGTTGTATTTGGCCATACGGTCGGTGCGGGAAGCAGAACCGGTTTTGATCTGGCCGCAGTTCAGTGCTACTGCGAGGTCAGCGATGGTTGTATCTTCAGTTTCGCCGGAACGGTGGCTCATGATGGAAGTATAACCGGCTTTGTGGGCCATGTTCACTGCATCGATGGTTTCTGTAACAGTACCGATCTGGTTTACTTTGATCAGGATGCTGTTGCCGATGTTTTTGTCGATACCTTCTTTCAGGCGTTTTACGTTGGTCACGAACAGGTCGTCACCTACCAGCTGTACGCGGCTGCCTACAGACTCGGTCAGTTTTTTCCAGCCGTCCCAGTCGTCTTCTGCCATACCGTCTTCGATAGAAACGATGGGGTATTTGCTGCACCATTCAGTCCAGTAAGCCACCATTTCATCGCTGGTGATTTCTTTCTGGGAGCTCTTATAGAACTTGTATTTTTTGGTTTCTTCGTTGTACATCTCGCTGCTGGCGGCATCCAGGGCGATAGCGATTTGTTCGCCCGGAGTGTAACCTGCTGCTTTGATAGCTTCCAGTACAGTTTCGATTGCTTCTTCGTTGCTCTGGATTTCAGGAGCGAAACCGCCTTCGTCACCTACGTTGGTGCTGTAGCCTTTGCCTTTCAGTACAGATTTCAGTTTGTGGAATACTTCCACGCCCCAGCGGAGACCTTCAGAGAAAGTGGAAGCGCCGATCGGAACGATCATAAACTCCTGGAAATCAATTTTATTGTCAGCGTGTGCGCCACCGTTGATGATGTTCATCAGGGGAATTGGCAGGGTGAAAGCGTTTACGCCGCCCAGGTAGCGGTACAGGGGCTGGTTGCATTCTTCTGCTGCTGCTTTGGCTACGGCCATGCTCACAGCCAGGGTGGCGTTAGCGCCCAGTTTGGCTTTATTAGGGGTTCCGTCCAGGGAAATCAGCAATTTGTCAATACCTGCCTGGTCTGTTACTTCCCAGCCAACCAGTTCTTCTGCGATGATCTCATTTACGTTCTTAATAGCTTGCAGTACGCCTTTTCCGCCATAAACGCTTTTATCGTTGTCACGCAGTTCTACGGCTTCATGCTTACCGGTAGAAGCGCCGGAAGGCACGGCAGCGCGGCCAAAGTGACCGTCTTCGGTGGTTACGTCTACCTCAATTGTGGGATTACCGCGGCTATCGAGGATCTGCCTGGCATGGATTGCTGAAATGGTACTCATAATTCAAAAGTTATAATTGTTAGCTATTAGCGGTTAGCAGCGGGCGTTTCACCTGTTGGCTCTACGCGCTTTGTTATCTCCCGGAAAATAGATTCCAGGCTTTGTGAATTGCTCTGCAAAGAAAGGATGTTCCGGTTATTAATCAAAGCAAATTGTAACAGGTTTTTTCGCACGGTATCTACTTCGTTGGTATACAATTGCCATGTATTGCCATCCTGGGCTGCCGCACGGGAAACACCGGGTATCTGCAAAAGCTCGCCGGTACTGGCCGGTTCCCCGAAGGTCACCTGAATATAGCCACCAGTGGCGTTCTGCTGCTGAAGATTGACCAGCTGGTCATCTGCCACTATCTTTCCTTTGTTGATGATGATCACCCGCCCGCAGAGCGCTTCCACTTCCTGCATAATGTGCGTGGACAGGATCACCGTCTTGTCGGCCCCCAAATCCCTGATCAGCTGCCGGATATCGGCCAGCTGGTTAGGGTCCAGCCCGGTGGTAGGCTCATCCAGGACCAGCACTTCGGGATCATGCAACAGCGCCTGGGCCAGCCCTACACGCTGTTTGTAGCCGTTGGACAGCGCCCCGATTTTTTTACGGCTCTCCGGCAACAGGCCTGTCATATCAATTACCCGGCGGATGCGCGCGGCACCTGCCGTGCCCAGCTGATGCACGCCGGCAATGAATTCCAGGAATTCCTTCACGTACATGTCGTAATACAACGGGTTGGATTCCGGAAGGTATCCTACTCGTTTGCGTACTTCAAGCGACTGGCCCACGATGTCATATCCACACACGCTGGCAGTGCCGCTGGTAGGAGGCAGAAAACCGGTGATCATTTTCATGGTGGTGGACTTGCCCGCCCCGTTAGGGCCCAGGAAGCCGGTTATTTCCCCTTTCTTCAGTTCAAAGGAAATAGCGTCCACTGCCCGTTGTTCGCCATAGACCTTACTCAGTTGTGATACCAGGATAGACATGTAGGATATACTTGTTTTGCGGCATCTAATGTACGGAAGAAATTACGTCTGTCAATTCCTATTTTTTTTCTACCATTGCATATTATGAAGAGAGTCATTGGCTTATTTTGCTTACTACCGCATTTATTACAGGCACAATCCGTTCCCGAAAAGAATTACCCAAAAGGCTATTTCAGGAATCCCCTGGAAATCCCCATAGAACTGGCTGGTAACTTCGGTGAATTGCGCCCCAATCACTTCCACTCCGGCATGGACATCAAAACACAACAGCGGGAGAACATGGCGGTGCACGCGGCGGCAGATGGTTATGTAAGCCGTATCGGCGTATCACATACCGGCTTTGGCAATGTGCTGTACATTACCCACCCCAATGGATATACGACCGTATATGCCCACCTGAACGCCTTTTTCCCGGCTTTACAGGCCTATGTGAAAAAACAACAATACTCCAATGAAAGCTGGGCCAGCGACCTGTCTATCCCGGCAAATATGTTCCCTGTGAAGAAAGGCGACTTCGTTGCCTGGAGCGGCAATACCGGCGGATCTGCCGGCCCGCACCTGCACTTCGAAATCAGGAACACACAAACGGAAAAACCACTCAATCCGCTGCTGTTCGGGTTTAATATCGCCGATACCCGCCCACCGGACGTTTATCGTATAGCCATCTACGATAGGGACCGCAGTGTCTACGAACAACAACCGATGATACTGCCGGTGAAAAAAGTGGGAGATCACTACACGACCGCTCAACCGGTAGTGAAGGTACGGGCCCATAAAGCCGGACTGGGCATCAACGCTATTGACCGTATGAACACAGCGCCCAATACCTACGGCATCTATGAAGTGTTCATGTACAATAATGATGTGCCGGACATCGACTTCCAGCTGGACAACATCGGATATGATGAAACCCGCTACCTGAACGCGCACATCGACTATAAAGTGAAGAAGAACAACGGGCCTTACCTGCAACTGTTGTTCTCTGTACCGGGCAATGAACTGGATATCTACCACGACCTCAAAGGCGATGGTACCATCAACCTGTCAGACGGACAGGTACACGAAGTAAAGCTGCTGGTAAAAGACGCCTATGGCAATACTTCCACCGTGAAACTGAATCTGCAACAGAGCGGTGAGGAAACACCGGAGAAAACCTGCGCCAACCCCATGTACCCGGATTCCCGCAATATCTTTGAAAACAACCAGGTGGAATTCTACCTCGATGAACGGGCACTGTATGACCAGATCTGCTTTAATTACCAGGAGGTTCCTGCTACTTCAGCTAAATATTATTCCAATATCTACCGGCTGCATACGCCGGTGGTGCCGGTACACGATTTCTTCGATGTGCGGCTGAAGCCCACGAAAGCAGTGCCGGAATATCTGCAACCCAAAGTGGTGATGGTGCGGGAAGGTATGGGCAGCAACAGTACTTCCGCTACTACCAAAGAAGACGGCTGGTATAAAGGCAGCTTCCGCGACTTCGGCAATTTCCATCTGGAGATAGATACTGAAGCGCCGAAAGTAACACCGGTAGGCGTGAAGCCCGGGGCCAACCTCTCAAAGGCCGCCAGGCTCTCTTTCGTGATGAGCGATGCCAGCGGCATCAAAGACTTCCGCGGAGAACTGGATGGTAAATGGTTGCTGTTTTCCCGCAAGGGCAATGTGCTCACCTATACGTTTGATGAACATTGCCAGCCAGGCAACCATACCCTGGTCATGAAGGTGACGGACGTTGCCGGTAACGAAGGCAGCTATCACCTGTCTTTCAAACGCTAAATGATTTAATTTAAAAAAACGCGATATGGCAAACTTAAAGGAAGGCGATAAAGCGCCGGTATTCAAAGGCAAAGATCAGCACGGAAAAACCGTGTCACTGACGGACCTTAAAGGCAAGCGCGTAGTGCTTTACTTTTATCCGAAGGATATGACGCCCGGCTGCACGGCACAGGCCTGCAACCTGCGTGACAACTACAGCACACTGACTAAAAAAGGATATGAAGTAATTGGCGTCAGCACTGACAGTGAACAAAGCCATCTGAAATTCATCGAAAAATATGAACTGCCTTTTACCCTGCTGGCAGATGATGATCACAAGATCGTGAACCAGTATGGTGTTTGGGGCGAGAAGCAGATGATGGGCCGGACATACGACGGTATTCACAGGACCACTTTCCTGATCAACGAAAAGGGTGTGATCGACCATATTATCAAAAAGCCGGACACCAAAAACCATACGGAAGAAATTCTGGAACGCTGGAAGTAGTTGCGTACAACGCATAAAAAAAGCCGCAAAGTAATTTGCGGCTTTTTGTCTTTTATGAAGATGATTATCTCTTCTGTCTTTGTTTTTTGAACAGGTTACCTGTTTTGAATTTGTTACCCTCAGGGCTGCCCACGCGGTCCATCGCGCAACGGAAGCCTACTGTATTGGTAGCCATGTTTTCCTGCATGTAACGACGGGTACCCGGAGAGAGCCAGTAAGCACGGTCGTTCCAGCTACCACCTTTTACTACGTGAGATTTGTCGTTGATCAGGGTGGTTACACCATAACCGTATTCCACCTGGGAGAGCGAGTCACCATCGAGGTAGTTGATAACGTCACCTTTCTGGTAGTTAAGACGGTTGGCACTTTCTTCGTCCGTTACGTCACGCATTTTCAGGTGGCCCAGACTGTCTTTTTCAAACTCTTTGTTTTCGTTCTGATAAACAGTCTGAAATTTGTTACCACGGAAGTAGTTGAAGTCTTCACCATCAATCGGGTTGAGTGGTCTGTACACGTCCAGTACCCATTCAGACACGTTGCCGGACATATTGTAGATGCCAAAAGTGTTGGGGTAGAAGGAGCGGGTAGGGCCCGGGATGGAAGCACGGTCGTTCAGACCACCGGCCACACCCATGTTATCACCGGAACCACGCTTGAAGTTGGCCAGGAACTGACCCTGCATGGTGCCACGGCGGATATCACGCAGGCCGCTGGTGTTAGTGCCCCAGGAGTACACCTGTTTGTTCATGATCAGCTCTTCCCCGTGTTTGCCTTCTTTTTTGGAAGGGCCGGGGTTTTGGCCGATATAACCCAGTGCAGCGTATTCCCATTCTGCTTCTGTAGGCAGGCGGTAGGCTGGCAGCATAATACCATCTTCAAACTGGGCGGTACGCGGAGTGCCGTCCGGATTTTTGAACTGGTCTTTGGTAGACTTGGACATTTTGCCGGGGGTACCTTCATACAGGCCGGCGCTGTAGGCTTTGGTATCAAATGTATTGTCGTCTGACTGGTTGGTGATATCTGCTTTGGAAAGCAGGCCCTTGTCCATCAGCAATTTTTCGTTTACACGGTTGGAACGCCATTTACAGTAGTCAGTAGCCTGTTTCCAGGTCACACCTACCACCGGATAGTCGTTATAGGCCGGGTGACGGAAATAGTATTCCACCAGGGGCTCGTTATAAGCCAGTTCACTACGCCATACCAGGGTGTCCGGCAATGCGTTGCGGTATACGTCCGGGAAAGACTCCCCATAAACACGGGCGAGCCAGAACAGGTATTCGCGATAGTGTACGTTCGCTACTTCGGATTCATCGATGTAGAAAGAGGAAACTGTAATACGACGTGGAATGTTGTTCCAGTCGCCCATTACATCCTGCTCTGTGGCACCCATGGCGAAAGTACCGCCCTGTACAAACACCAGACCCGGTCCGGTTTGCTGGTTTTTATTCTTGGCTACGCTGAAACCACCCATTTTCTGGTCGTTATAGTTCCAGCCGGTAGCAGAGGAAACTTCTTTCTTTTTGCCGAAAAGTCCTCCACCGTCCTTGTGACAGGCAGTCATGGATAGCATTACGCCGGTACCAACGAGCAATGATAAAGAGGTTAATCTACGCATGCGATACAGCTTTAGTCGATTATATTTACAGTAAACGCAAATGTAATCTTTTTTATTTTATGGCGAAAAAAATTAATTTGTAATTTGCCCTTGCCAGATCCGCCCCCGGTAACAACCAAGAACACGACAGCAGCGAAAATTAAGAGATATATTTCAATTTTTTATCTTATATTTTCTCTACATTACACCGGCCTTTCAGGAAGGATGGAAAAGGGCTATCAAGATAATGAAACCTTCGAATATTTTTCCGGCGCTCCTGTTATTTTTTCTATATCACTGCGGCAGCGCTACCGGACAGACCGTGCCCCGTACCTATAAAGATCATAGCGTACTGGCATCAGGCCACTGGTATAAACTGTCAGTGGCTGCTCCCGGCATTTATAAAATAGACCTCCCGCTGCTACAGCAACTCGGGGTAGATACCCGGCAACTGCCATCGGGCAGTGTGCGGCTCTTTGGTACCGGCGGCGGTATGCTGCCGGAGCCCAACAACCAGCTC
The Chitinophaga varians genome window above contains:
- a CDS encoding SUMF1/EgtB/PvdO family nonheme iron enzyme; this translates as MRRLTSLSLLVGTGVMLSMTACHKDGGGLFGKKKEVSSATGWNYNDQKMGGFSVAKNKNQQTGPGLVFVQGGTFAMGATEQDVMGDWNNIPRRITVSSFYIDESEVANVHYREYLFWLARVYGESFPDVYRNALPDTLVWRSELAYNEPLVEYYFRHPAYNDYPVVGVTWKQATDYCKWRSNRVNEKLLMDKGLLSKADITNQSDDNTFDTKAYSAGLYEGTPGKMSKSTKDQFKNPDGTPRTAQFEDGIMLPAYRLPTEAEWEYAALGYIGQNPGPSKKEGKHGEELIMNKQVYSWGTNTSGLRDIRRGTMQGQFLANFKRGSGDNMGVAGGLNDRASIPGPTRSFYPNTFGIYNMSGNVSEWVLDVYRPLNPIDGEDFNYFRGNKFQTVYQNENKEFEKDSLGHLKMRDVTDEESANRLNYQKGDVINYLDGDSLSQVEYGYGVTTLINDKSHVVKGGSWNDRAYWLSPGTRRYMQENMATNTVGFRCAMDRVGSPEGNKFKTGNLFKKQRQKR